Below is a genomic region from Isosphaeraceae bacterium EP7.
TTTGACGAGGAATGCGCGGAGCGTTTCGGGTTGGTCCGGGGTGCCCTGCTCCGCACGGGCCTCTCGGTTCCTGTGATGGACTTGATGATCGCTTCCGTCGCCCTTGTCCATAACCTCACCCTCGTCACACATAATACTGCCGACTTTCGCAACATCCCCAATCTGCGTCTGGTCGATTGGCTCGATCCGTGAACGTACGTCGTCTCGGATAAATAGACACGCAAGCCAAACGGTGGCGGTTTCTGTGCTTTGCATATTTGGATCGCATGGAATGCGGCCCGGATCGCCGAATGGGGGAAACAAGAATCATAAATATGTACGAACTCATCGACAGATATTCCAAGGGCACGAAGACGAGCCAAGAACTCGTAGTGGATTGCCTGAATCTCGTCGACCCGGGCGACCCTTCGTTGGTCCTCGGGGAATTGCCCCCGGAGACCCTCCCGCAGCTTGCGGAATTCCTGGAAAACGACCTGGCCGACGGGATGCGCGACCTGGATGACGGCGCGATCCCGACGCCGGCCCAGGTGACGTCGGCCCGTTGCTGGCTTGCGATGCAGGACCGGGTGTTCTCGCAACAACTCCTGGAATTCCTGCAAGCCAGGGGGAAGTGAAGCCGATCGGTCGAGATCGATGCCGTGGGGTTCGGCCCCGGAGGAATTTTCCTCAGGCCCGCCTGCGCCGGTTTCCCGCGATCATCCCGGCCACCAATCCCAGGCCAAGCCCCGCCGCCAGCGCACCGATCGGGTGGCCGACGTCGGGGGGGATGGAGACGATTCCGTCGGCGTCGGTTCGCGCGGGTTGGTGGGCGTAGCGGCCGTGGGAGGGGATGGAACGGCGGTCGAAGTCTCTTGCCAGCTCGTGCAGGCTTGCCAGCATCGAGGGGCCGGAGAGGGGGATTCCGTGGCCGGTGGCGGCGAGCTTCGGCTCGAGGGCGGCCAGCTCTCGCACGGAGGTCGCGGCGGACTTCCAGTCGCAGGTGAAGTAGGCGGGCGGGCCGTGGATCTCGGGGGCCTGCGCGGCCACGGCCAGCAGTGATTCCTGCTTGACGGTGACGAAGGCATCGCCGGCGATCAGGGTCCCGTCCTCGTCGCGGAAGAGGGCGATGTGGCCCGGGGAATGGCCCGGCGTGTGGATCCAGCGGTAGCCGGCCATGCCCGGCACGCTGCCGTCGGCCGGCAGGGGTCTGGCCCTGCCACCAAGCTCGATCGGCCCTCGCGGATAGAGCCAGGACAGGGATGCCATCGCGCCGCCGCCGACGGTCGGGTCGGGGGGTGGGTACTTCGACCGGCCGGTGACGTAGGGCATCTCCAGGTCATGCACATAAACCGGCACGTCCCACCGCTGGGCCAGCGCGGGCAGGGCCCCCACGTGGTCGAAGTGGCCGTGGGTCAGGACGATGGCCGACGGGCCCGATGACGGGCCGAACCGCCGGGCCGCGGCCTCGATGATTGACCCGGTCCAGCCGGGCAGGCCGGCGTCGACCAGCACCCAGCCCCGGTCTCCCGCCCCGGGCGGGCCGTGGAAGTAGACGTTGACGATCCCGGTTCGCAGATAGGCCAGGTCGTGGGCAATCTCACGCGGCCATCCATCGGGCCGGGCACGCTCGCGTTCCGGTGCCAGGATCGTGCTCATCGGTGCGTCTCCTCGGATCGGGCTCATCTCGATCGGATCCACTGGCTCGGAAGCAAACATCGCGCCGCTCGGTCGTGTGGCACCCCCGGTTCCCGGCCGGATTCGGCTGGTTGGATTTGCCGATCGGTGGTCAAATCCGGGTCGGTCCCGGGCAAGGACGCCCGCCGGACCCCTGGGTTTGCAGCCATGGGAGGTCCCCGACGTTGACGATGCCCGAGGCTCGGCTGGGCCTGTCGCGCGGGGCCTTGGTGGTCGCGATGGCCGCCCTGACGCTGCTGCCGGGGCTGGGCTCCTCCGCCCGGTTGACCTACCACGAGGCCTTCGTGGCGCAGCCCGCGCGCGAGATGATCGACGGCGGCGGACTGCTCGTCCCCAGGGTGAATGGCCAGCCCTGGCTGGAAAAGCCCCCCCTGCCCACCTGGCTCGTGGCTGCTTCCGGGCTCATCGCCGGAGGGGTGAATGCGGCCGTGGCCCGGTTCCCGTCGGCGCTCGCCTCGATGGCCGTCTCGCTCGGCGTGGCCACGCTCGCCGCGCGCCGGTTCGGCGGCCCGGTCGGCCTGCTCGCCGGCCTGGTCCAGGCCACCACCGCCTGGGCCGTCACCCGGGGTCGGCTCGCCGAGGCCGACATCCACCTCGCCGCGCTCATCACCTGGACCATCGTCGCCTTCGACCGCCTCCGGCAAGACTCGCTCCTCCGCACCCTGGTCGACGACCCCGGGCCCGTCCCGGCCGGGAACCGGGCCTGGCGCTGGGCCCTGTTCGGGCTGCTGGGCACGTTGTCGCTGGCCAAAGGCATCGGCTTCGGCGCGGTGCTCGTCGCCGCGGCGACGGTGCCGGTGCTACTCTGGGACCGCGATATGCCCACCTTCCGGGCCCTTCGCTGGCGCAAAGGCTGGATGCTCGCGGCGGCGCTGGCCCTAACCTGGCCGGCCCTGGTCATCGCGCGGCACCCGTCGGTCCTGGGCCTCTGGACGCTGCACGTCAGCGACCGCTTCGCCGCCAATCCCGAACATTTCGCCGGCGGATCGAGGCTCACTTACCCGCTCGCCGTGCTCGGCCAGACCCTCCCCTGGACCCCCTGGGCCATCGCGGGGGCCTGGACGTCGTGGCGACGCGCCTGGCCGGCCCGAGGGCGCGGCGGAATCGACCGCCTGCTCTGGGCCTGGGCGGCGGCCCCCCTGGCGTTGCTGTCGATGGCCACGGTGAAGAACGGCCACTACGCGATCCACGCGCTTCCCCCCTTCGCCATCTGGTCCGCGCTCGGCCTCGTCCACTGGTCCCACCGGCTGGCCATCAGGGGCTATTCGCCAGTCCGGTGCGCCCGGGTGGCCTTCACGCTGCTGGGTTTCGGCTTCGCGCTGGGCTATCCCCTGCTAGGCCCCCTGCTCGACCGCCGCGGATCCGAGTGGGCCTATTACGAGGAAGCCGCCGCCGCGCTCGAGGCCGGCGAACCCCTGGCCTTGCTCTACGACGACTGGGACCGGACGCCCTACCCGACCCCCTTCGGCCCGGTCCCGCACGACCTGGCCATCCGCCTCTTCTCCTTCGCCCGCCCCGCCACCTGGCACCAGGGCATCGAGTCGCTCGCCGCCGCCTCCTCGACCCAGGCCGGCCCCCCCTTCGCCGTCCTGGCCCGCTCAAGGGATCTGCCCGACCTGGCCCGTCTCGGTCGAGTTGAAACCCTCTCCCAGGGCCCGATCCTCCGCGCCTCCTCCTCCAGTGTCGACGACCGCGCCTTCATCCTCTACCGCATCACGCCCGAGACGGTGGCCGCGGTCCCCGGCCCTGACCGCCGCTGAATTCAACGTCGAAGGGCCGAGATCTCGGCCCGCCCGCCCATCTCGGCCCGTCGCCATTTCCAGGGCGCCAACCCATTGCCGCCGCATGACCGGCGCCGTCTAATGTCCGTGATTATGACAGATGTCGTTGGAATGCCAGAGATCCAGGAATGTTCGTCTTGGCGTACCTCAGGCGCGAGTTGATCGCCTCGACCCGTCGCGGGACGGCGTTCTCCGAGCGTTGCACGCCGCTGATCCTGATGACGGCGATCATCACGGCCTGCGTCGTGGTCTGGGATTGGCGGGGCTGGGACCGTTCCTCGGTGGCAGGCGCCGCCTCGTTCGCTCGCACAACCTTCGGCCTGATCGTCTCGGTCGAGGTCGTTTCCCTGCTGTGTCTCATCCCCGCCTTCCTGGCCCCGGCGATCGCCTCGGAGCGTGACCGCAAGAGCCTGGACTCGCTGCTGGCGACCCAGGCGTCGGCCGCCGAGATCGTCGGTGGGACTCTGGGGGCGGGCCTTGTCCGGCTCGCCAATGGATGGGCCGCCCTGGTGCCGGCGCTCATCCTGATGGTGTCATTCGGGGGTGTGGACCCGAGGCTGATCCTTCTCGCTTGCGCGGGGCTCGCCTCGACGGCGTTTACGCTGGCGGCCCTGGCGGTTGCCATCTCGGCCGTCGCCCGGACGGCCACGCGGGCCGCGTCGTCGACGGTCTCCCTGGCGATCTCCTGGTTGAGCTTCCCCTCAATCGCCGTGCTCATCCTGCCCCGCGTGTGGCCGGCCGCCGCGCCCTGGGTGCTGCCGGTCGCCTTGCCGGTGCTCGACAGCAGCCCGCTCGGGCCTGGCCTGAGCCTGCTGGGCGCGGCCCCTCGCGGGCCGCTGGTCGACACGGTGTCGCGGATGATCGCGATCCAGGGGGTCGCCGCCGCGATGCTCGTCCTCTGGGCGATCGCCCGCCTGCGACCGGCCTCCCGCGCCGTCTACGACCTGGACGGTCGCGATCGACGACGCGCCATGCTCTCCCGCTGGTATCCCCGGCCCGCCTGCGGCGACGACCCGGTGCTCTGGCGGGAGATGTATCCCCCCCGGACCGTTGGCCTCATCATGTGGGCGGTTGGCTGGACCGTGAACGCGGTCTGGCTCGGGCTGCTCGCCTATGCCGCCTCGTGGTTCGCGATCCCCGCCTTCGCCGAACTGTTTCGAAACGGCTATGTTCCCTCCCACGGGCATCCGACTCTGCC
It encodes:
- a CDS encoding glycosyltransferase family 39 protein, encoding MPEARLGLSRGALVVAMAALTLLPGLGSSARLTYHEAFVAQPAREMIDGGGLLVPRVNGQPWLEKPPLPTWLVAASGLIAGGVNAAVARFPSALASMAVSLGVATLAARRFGGPVGLLAGLVQATTAWAVTRGRLAEADIHLAALITWTIVAFDRLRQDSLLRTLVDDPGPVPAGNRAWRWALFGLLGTLSLAKGIGFGAVLVAAATVPVLLWDRDMPTFRALRWRKGWMLAAALALTWPALVIARHPSVLGLWTLHVSDRFAANPEHFAGGSRLTYPLAVLGQTLPWTPWAIAGAWTSWRRAWPARGRGGIDRLLWAWAAAPLALLSMATVKNGHYAIHALPPFAIWSALGLVHWSHRLAIRGYSPVRCARVAFTLLGFGFALGYPLLGPLLDRRGSEWAYYEEAAAALEAGEPLALLYDDWDRTPYPTPFGPVPHDLAIRLFSFARPATWHQGIESLAAASSTQAGPPFAVLARSRDLPDLARLGRVETLSQGPILRASSSSVDDRAFILYRITPETVAAVPGPDRR
- a CDS encoding MBL fold metallo-hydrolase, yielding MSTILAPERERARPDGWPREIAHDLAYLRTGIVNVYFHGPPGAGDRGWVLVDAGLPGWTGSIIEAAARRFGPSSGPSAIVLTHGHFDHVGALPALAQRWDVPVYVHDLEMPYVTGRSKYPPPDPTVGGGAMASLSWLYPRGPIELGGRARPLPADGSVPGMAGYRWIHTPGHSPGHIALFRDEDGTLIAGDAFVTVKQESLLAVAAQAPEIHGPPAYFTCDWKSAATSVRELAALEPKLAATGHGIPLSGPSMLASLHELARDFDRRSIPSHGRYAHQPARTDADGIVSIPPDVGHPIGALAAGLGLGLVAGMIAGNRRRRA